The segment GCACTAAAAAATGAACActaaagggttggagagatggctcagtggttaagagcactgactgctcttccagaggtcctgagttcaattcccagcaaccacatggtggctcacaaccatctgtaatgagatcgatgccctcctctggtgtgtctgaagacagctacagtgtacttatttataataataaataaaatctttttttttctttcttttttcggagctggggaccaaacccagggccttgcgctttctaggcaagcgccctaccactgagctaaatccctaaccctcataaataaaatcttaagaaaaatgaACACTAAAACCAAAACCTCATAAAGACTTCTAGGCCCATGTCATCATCCATCAACAGTAATCAGGGCTCGATGGAAGACACATTTTACCACTCCCTGGTGAATAATAATGGAGTCAACAGTAGCCTCGGGaattgaagaaactcaaaagCACAGAGAAAGTCTGACTTCGGATGATAGTAATTACTATTATTCCTGAATCCTGGGACAATTCTCCCATTGTTCTCTGTGGTAGGGTAAGGAGTCTTTGTTCTCTGGCTCTGGCACGTTTTACCTCTTGAAAACGTCATACGAAAGTAAAAATGTCCTAGGTGACAAAGACTAAACTCTTTGTAGGCAAATAGGTTTCAGGTCACTAAAGACAGGAAAATATTTGTCTAAAGTAACATGGAAACTATAATGGTTACTTTAGTCCCTGTCCCCCAACCCCAGGGCTAATGTTCGAACCCGGGGCCTCATGAATGACAGGCAAGCATCCTAGCACAGAGCTGTGTCTCCATTTGTGTAGGGACAATTTATACACATTCCAGATCCTTTGCACTAACTTGAGTATGGTAAGCAAAACACAAACATATGGGAAGGCCATTGACACCTAAAAGCACACAGAAGAGAGAACGGCCAACGGACACACAGGTTTTCCTGAGAGCTAGTTCACAGGTCCTTTGAAAGTCTGGCCCGTCTTCATTTAATATACCAGTTTCACATAAAAACAAGTCAGAACATCTGCAAGGGAAGATGTTGTTTTCCTCTATGCAGTCAGTCAGCTCTAAGATGAGGctgtaataataaaagaatttggGAGCAGCTGATTTTAGACGTACAAAAACAACTCACCCTTACGCCTCAAGGCATCCTGAATATGCAGTGTGCACTGGGCTTCAAGTGTCAAGGCAAGTGAGCCTGCTCTTTTGTAATGAGATGAACTCATATCAAGGAAAAAATGGGAAGAAATTATTGTACAGAGTGATCTATGAATTAGTGAGTAACACTTGTATCATAAAATCACGCATTCTACTGCCCTCctcataatctcagcactcaggagacagacgcaggaggatctctgtgaattccagaccagtctggtctacatagcgaggtCCAGAACTGCCAGGGAGGTTACACAAAGGAATCCCGTCTTGAAAAGtcgtaaaacaaaacaaagcaaactctCTCCCCAAATTATGAATCCTGCTTTGCTGTTCTAAAGTCCATAAGGTTAATTTATATGGTTCTTAAACATTTAGGGGTGGAACATTAATTTATTAATGTCCATATGTGAAGGCTCAAAGTTTTCTGGTAATTATGGCTTAAGATGTGTGGAATTTTAAATATCATagcactaattttaaaaatccgTGCTTTTGGGAAAGGTAAGTGGTAAAAGCTTCAAGTCAATTAGGAAATGATGAATAAGCTTGAATAAAGCTGCTaaatgtttctttgttcttttggtACCTAGCTACCTCTCATAAATTATCATTTAATTTCTCTGTCTCTAGGAGGTAGATATTATTCTCATTTATCAAACCATCAAAATGAGGTACACGTCCACATTACGTACACGCTAtagcaaaaacaaagcaaataaaaaaccACAATGCCAGCACTGGAATCTAGGCAACTGCAACATTTGCAGATCTAATCACCTCCAAAAGTTTCGTTAGGTTCTGTATTTATAACTGACTGCGTAGGATTCCGACCACTTCTTTCGGATTACTTTAAAGCCACCATTAGCAGATATTCGGAAAGAGATTTGTCCTCTCTCACAAACTTCCCAGTGACTCACAGGTTACTCAGCTGACTTCTCTACACCCAGTGCTCCACCCAAGCTAGTTCACTTTGCTGTTGCATAGCAACAGAACATCCCTAACACCAGAAGGCGTTGCAGCCTCTCAGGGTCTAGCCAGAGGCCTCCCAGGGGCTCCCCAGCGTCTAGCAAGGGGCCTCCTAGGGGCCTCCCAGGAGTCGAGCCAGGGTCTAGCAAGGGGCCTCTTAGGGGCCTCCCAGGAGTCGAGCCAGGGTCTAGCAAGGGGCCTCCCAGGGGCTCCCCAGCGTCTAGCAAGGGGCCTCCTAGGGGCACCCCGGGATCTAGTTCTCAAACTTCTGGATGCTAGACCGACCCGATCGGATCGACAGTCCCGCTTCCTGTCCTGCGCCATAATACACTTCCTTAGGTTACATTTTCTCAGATTGGACCAAAACAAGTGAAGCCAGTGGGCATAGACCAAAATAAAGGGGCGAGACTGCAAAGCAAGCTGGAGATGCTCTCTACTGCACGTGCAGAGACGCCGGGATAGATTCCTATCAAGCTGGCTTCCAAACAGACCACAAAAGGCTAAGGAAGCGTTCGCCAGCAGGGAGCCAAACGGGCCCCGCGGCTTCCGGTCCTGCCACGTCTGAGGAAAAGCCTCTGCTGTTGTGAAAGCGGAGACTGCCAGGGGGCGGGCGCGCGGGGGCGGTGCTCTCAGGCCCATTACCCAGAGGATgcacccctctcccttcccccaaggGAAGCTGCTTGGGAAGGCGGCTGGCACAGCAACCCTCGTAGGAAGTGGCGAGCGGAAGCGCGCCCCCCTCAGGCCCGTccaaaggcctgacactatttttTGCCTTGGAAGCCACCCTTAGCCTGGCGGCCTTGCGCGCGTGGCCGAGCCCTGGAGCGCGCCGGCCAGTCCTGCCAATCACGAGCCGCGCCCGCCTCCCCCCTGGTCCCGCCCCGCCCCGTGGCTGAGGCTCGTGGGCCTACGCGCACGCGTAGTCGGAATTGGACAAAGCACATCCGCCCGCTACGGTCAAGCTAGCCAATCGCACGTCTCTCCTCCGGTGGGGCTCCGCCCCCGGGGCGAGGTCAGTGTACTCCGGGCGCTACGCTGGTTGTGTACGCTGTGTCTGCTGTGAGCATGGCTGAGGAAGGTATTGAGCTTTCTCCCTGGGGCTGGTCTGCGCGTCAGGCCTGCGGGTGTCTGCATATCTGATAGAGAAGCTCTTCCCGGCGTCGCGGGGGCTCGACTTCCTGCTCTGTAGGGTAGAGGGCTTTCTATGGtgagggaggtggaggagagggggagggagaggagaaggagggggactGGGCTTAGAAAAAAGAGCGCGGGAGGGAGCAGCGGGAGAGCGCTTTCTGTGGtgagggggcgggggagggagtaGAGAAGGGAGAATGAGGGGGGATGGCTTTCTGTGGTGGGAGGGTGAGGGGAGGGTGCGGGGGAGGGAGTAGAGAAGGGAGAATGAGGGGGGAGGGCTTTCTGTGGTGGGGGGTGAGGGGCGGGGCGGAGGGGGCGGGGCGGAGAAGGCGGGGCTTGGTGGAAAAGATAGGGCgggggaggaaggcagaggccCTGACCCTAGAAAACCAAAAGGGGCCGACGCTGCTTTCTGGCTCCTTGGGACTCATTCTTCTAGGCACAAAGCTTTTAGGATTCAAGATTCGGACTGTATCGCTTTTATTTACGAAATTATAACAAAGATTAAAATTCTTGACTACGTAGAGTTAGTTCCCTTCCCCGAAATCCAAATTTTTGGAGATGttttgaaggagaaaaatgagTGTCAATAAGATACTAGCCGGTTTATTTGTcgtgaaagaaacaaaatttggTTACTCCCCATGTGGAGAAGTAAatggaaagaatatgaaaagaatTAGAATAAATTACAGGTACAAATAATTGGAAGAAATTGCTGACTTTTTTGGTGTTTAGTTCACTGAAGAAAATTTTGTTGAAAAAATTGAGGTCTGTTTTGAGATAATTAATTTATCATTCTCGTGTCTTTCCCTTTCTAGAAGGAAATCAGGAGATCACTTCCAAGATGGAAAACCCCTCAGATTCAGCATCCACTTCACCTGACATTCCTCAGACCAGTGAGAATCCACCATCACCCCCAACCTCACCTGACAAGCCTCAGACCAGTGAAAATCCACCATCACTCCATTCGAATAGTTCAGGAAAACAAGTATGAAAATTTTGTGTTGTCCTTTACCCCCATCTGTCCTGTGTTTCAAAGTATTCCAATAGTGGCAGTTCTAAGGATACTGGAGTGTGAGTTAATATATAGCCCATACCTTGCTAACTGCCAGATTTTCTTCTTGAATCAGTTCATTTCGTTTAATTTCTTACCAGGTTACTGAGATGCTCCAAACCAAGGAAACATATCTGTACCGTATTTCAGGGGGAAGTCTTTGGTAGCAGGTCTTCTCCTTAGTTTATAGTTCTGAGACATTTCTGTTTCTAGTATTGTCAGGCAAATACTAGCTGCCAATGACGGTAACCTTGCTAAAGCAAGACTAAAGGTAGCCTCTGGAACTTAGATACATTGGTGATGcccacttgaggtttttggagaCCAAAAGCAACCCATTGTACCTACCATAGAAGCGTACAGACTTTGTTTCGAATACATTGATGTACTTCaagaatatattctttttttttttttttttttttttttttttggttctttttttcggagctggggaccgaacccagggccttgtgtttcctaggtaagcgctctaccactgagctaaatccccagccccaagaatatATTCTTAACATTTGATGTTTTGTGTCTTTTTCAGCCTAtgagtgggacacttaaagaaagattaaagaaagCAAGAGCTTCATCTCAACCTTTTTGTAGTGTGGTGAAGCGTATTAAGGtagagaatgaagaaaatgatcaGACCCTTTCAGAACCAGGAGAatcttcaaaagaagaaaactgtTCAAAAGCCCaagaaagcctggaaaacaaagacaatgaACCTGAAAAAGAGAGCTCAGAGGATAAAAATACGAGTGAATCTAAGTCACTTGATACTGGGTCATCCAGTGTCCTCCAAAAAGATTCTACTGAGAAGACTATAAAGCAAACTTTgaaggaagaaaaagcaaaactgACTAGGCAGGTTCAAGAGAAGGAAGACCTTCTTCGGAGGTTAAAGTTAGtcaaaatgtacagaataaagGTGAGAAGAATTTCAGAACCATTGAACCATTTTTACATAAATTGCTGTAAATtcagaaattggaaataaattTTAGTCTGATAAACAAGAAGCCGAAAAACCCAGAAACCTGAGTTAGTTACACCAAGAGCTTTGACTGAATTAGAAATAACTGGTTCAGAATGAGGCAGATAAGCCCCTTCAACACGAGGTAGAACTTAAAAGCTTCAAAGCTTCAGCTCTTGTTTAATGCACAGATGAAGCTTGTGGGCTCTAATTTCTAGCCAGGAGCAAGATTAGAAGTGTGAGGTGTTGGATGGAGgtgcagtgggaacagaaagggaTGTCGCTAGAACTAAAAACACACCACAGAATGCTGGGTGCTGCACTTTCCGTAACGATCATGTGTCTGATAAAATGTCAGGCATTTTATTtgagaaaacacagattttagGTTTCAGCTCACACATGTTGAGTAAAATAGAacatggatgtttggaaggaggaGACATCGCTGCTGCTCTTACCCACAGATCACCTCGTTCTATCCCCAAAATGTGGAGTAAATGACAATAGCGTATCTTATATGTGGTTTTGAACTTTTAGGACTTTTCTAAATGTAACTGATGCTAAATGTTGAAAATGCTTTAAGCTTGAATATGTTTACCTTTAAGAACAGTTTGCGGTTCACAGAAAAGTTAGGAAGGTACAACACGGCATCATAAAAGTGTAGTTACAATACAAAAAGCGTATTGAGAACCTGTTTGTTCTCATATTTAATATGTGACTTCAATCTCATTGTTAGTCTTTTCCTTGCAAAtctgtgttgaaatctccctcaTGCCCACTCCTTTCATCCATGTCCTATGCCACCATCTGTGACTAGATGCTCGCAGCTTCAGGTATGGTTTGCCAGATACTTTACAAACTGCTGTCTTTTCACCTTTCATTCTTCATTGTATTCATCTTATGGAAATCCTGTAATCACCATTTCTCTACCTCTCCAGGAAATGTCTTTTTCCCTAAGGGTAAGGTTTACCCAAAGCTTGTACTGCCCTTTTGCACTACTGGCCTTCACAGTTAGACAGGGACGAGTTAATTTAGCCACTTTGGTGTAGGTTAAAATGCACGGTGTCTGATTGCTGGCTGACTTTTTATGTTTCAGAATGACGTGACTGAGTTAGAGGATTTAATAAAGaagtggaggaggtgtggccagcGGCTGCTGTGCGAGTTGCAGTCAATCATGTCCGAGGATGAGGACGAGAAGCTGACCCTCACTGAGTTGATCGACTACTATGGGATAGACGACAAATTGCTGCACTATAATAGAACTGAAGAAGAGTTCACAGGGgtttgatactgttgttttttttttttttcttcttcaggctTTTGTCCCCCTCTCTTCTTGGGGGCCTCAAAAAATGTGCTCTGTTCCTGAGCTGTACAGTTAGCCCCTTTACAGAATATCTTTGAGAATGgcaatgaaaagagaaatgatttaaagggaaaaaagatcTAAGCTGTTGTGGCTTAGGCGGAGGAATGTTGAACAGTTCGGGATATTCTGACACAAAATTATAAAGCGAAGCTTAGTATTTTGGATATGTTtgctaaagaaaatatttaagtataaaaaaattaaaattgtgtttaaaaCAGAGTTTGGATAATTCTAGAAACCAGGTTTAATACATTGATTTTTGGGGCAAAAGGTTTTATATTCAGTATTAAAAAGTAGTCTGTTGAATGTCTAAACCTCACGTGACATAAATGTAACCTGACTCTCTTAAGTTTGTGGACCTATCCTCATATGCTTAACATCTGTCTGCTAACTTAGCAGCTAATTAAACTTACCTGTGTACAGTTTTCTccagtttgttttcattttcttcatttactaAACAAGCAGCTGCTTCTGGGGATGCTTGGCATGAAAGGTTCCTCACAGTGTCCTTGGAGCTTTATCTGTGATATAAACTGGAAGGATCTGTTGACTTCATATCCCTCAGCCAGAACCCTGTCTAAATGACTAGGATACCTGTCAGCTATATGTGAAGATGTGACCTAAGCTGGCCAGTTGCTGAGACTTTAAAAGAGCCCATGGGGAAAGCATGTTGTTGTAGTTATTGTATGAACTTGGAAGACAGGGCAGGCATCTTTAAGAATAGCGTGTCtgtatagataggtagatggaggGAGAGCCTTGTGGCTTCCTTGTTCTGTTAATCATTCCTGAAGCCTTCATGATTTCTGCTTTGGGATCTAGAAAAAGTATTAGTTTCTAACTGGCCAGTATTCTAGAGTCTCTCTCAAGAACTTTGCTTTTAGTTGAGCATACCCCTTCCCTTCTGATCTAAAAACTCTTGATAGAACAAGGGATTCAAACTTGTACACACCCAACtaccatatatacatgtgtaaattccctcttgccatctgcaTTTGTGAATCTGTTCTTCCTCTACATAAGGCCATGTTATGCTTGGCCTAATTGACTATATCACTAGTTGGTAATGAACTGTAGAGAAACATGAACATAATTGCTGTTCAGCAGAAGCTGAGAGGAGTTGGTATCATGAAGAGTATTGAAGGAGGGGCCAGAATGCATGGCACACGAGCCCTTCTGGGGCACCCATCAGACCATTAAACTGGAAGGGATCTTTGGAAAGTTGTCCTCCAAGCTTCACTTATCCATGCTTCAAAGCTGAGACAGCTGAGGAAGGACCACCACCTAGAGTTGGTGATAAGCCAGAAGCGAGTGGCATAGGCTGTTTGGTCCATTAAGACCAGAATTAGCCTGTTAAATTTAGGACATTGTCTTTTAGCTCATGGAGTATTAAAGCAACTCATTTAAGTGAAGTGACATAAtaccaagaaagaaaaaccaaattgAGTATATCCGTGGTTGACTACATTTGACAGAGACCTGGCAATTCAATGCTAAGTATAGAGTGCCTGCACCTCTTACATACCCTCTGTGCTGCTCAAAAAAGCCTCTCAAATCATACAGGAAGTATGGCTTCTCTGCTAAACTGACTGCCTTAGACTCATTCCAGTCGTGAGGAAGGGTCAGCAAAGAGATGCTGGCCCTGCTGTTCACATGCGAAGTGCTGAGCAGTCATGGAAATCAGTTACGATGCCTTGAGTTTCTTCTAAGTGACATTTTTTCTACTTTTCACATCAGCGATAGTTGgtagttttcattttttccttttattggaaatAGCTTGTTTCCCTTACAtgtattctgattacagtttcccttccctctactcctaGTTTCTTCTATCCAGATCCATCCTCTTTCTGTCTCattagaaaaactaaaacagGCTTCTAGGGGTCACAGTAACATAAAATAAGATTGAAAACTAATACACCAGAATAAGGCAAAACAAACTTAAgtggaagtttttattttttgaggcagtctcatgtaacccagactggcagCCAATTCTAATGATGAGATTACAGGAGTATGCTCCTAAAGGAAAGATTTGTTTTGATTATTCTTTTTGCCCATTCAAATATATGTTAGATATGACAGTGTACATTAAGCTTAAATTTAGATTATAAATTGCAGGAAATTGGGATGTTGACATCCTGTAGAGATGATAAAGTGATCCTGATGTCACTTGGAATTGGCAGACCACAGCTATGTGAGGGAAGGTGGCTGGGTTATCGTTTACCAGTTGTCTTACAGGATTAGCATATTCAAATGAACTATTTCAAGGGAATGAGGACTTGTTTGCTGAACCCTTTTAGGGTAAAAAAATTGAGTTCcatagggaaggaaggaagactgttTCCAAAATAAAGTTTACAATCCGGTGTTTCTTGACTGAAGACCACTGTTCTTTAATAATTACAAACGACACTGTGATATTTTGCTCATTTATTCATGGAGGACAGGTAACTATACTGAGTAACCACCTAAACTGCATTATTAAAAACGTGCGGCTGAGAGATGGCCTACTTAAATTTTGTGATAAGGGAGAAAGAAGTTTCTATCCAAGGGACGTTAGGTCAGCATTGGTCTACCTTCTGCTCCTGCTGGTATTCTACATTGGGACGAGAGCAGGGAATGTTTTCATCCTCAGTCTTTCGACTTCCGCCTGCAGAATTGAAATCTGCTCAGCTTGCTGCTTGGAGATGTTCGTCAGCTTCTGCTGTTTCATCAGGTTGTCATAGCGTTCTCTGGCGATCTTCTCACAGGTCAGCTTAGACCCTAACCCAGAAATGGAGAACGGACTTAGTTATTACCAACTCCTTCCGTATGGAAGCAACACAGTTGTTCAACTATTGGGGAAACTGGTTAGTGTCCCTTTAATGGATTGGGAAAAAGAGCTCACCTATTTCATTACAGATGTCTTGTCTCTCTGAGACGGCCACCAGTTCCTCCCGTAGATTACAGCTTAGGTTATAATTTGCTACATCTTTCTGATTGCTGCATTTTCCCAACTTCTTGAGTAGTTTTTTGCAGTTTTCTACATTCTTCTTGTGATTCTGAAATTTTCGTTcccacaaaaccccaaaacaatgtTGAGAAAAGTTTATAAAAagatttgtacttttaaaatacttttatcatCGCTAAGATAATTCTGTATATATCCCTTGCGTCTGTTGGATGGTCTGTCTAAAGTAGACACTCAGGGTTTTTGTTAAAAGATAGAATGTTAATACCACACTTCAGATTGTATATTGTCTTAACAACAAGCATTTTAAAACCTTGGCAGTTACTTTCCTTCAACGTTACATGCTATATAATAGTAAAGCCAGTTCTGTTACTAAGTTAtactaaggtaaaaaaaaatccaaaatgccAGGGAAACAATTAGGACTTGTGTGGCTCAGCTTTACTATGAAAGTGAATCTACATAAATCCCCAGGGATTATTCCCAATATGGAGGGAAATGCTGCTGACTTATCAATAGCTATGGCTACAAAGACACCGTTCGGGAACCTCTGATTTTCGTGAGTAGCAGTAAATTACCAagtttctgttagtttctgtctGCGTTCATGACTGCAACATTACAGCTGTTGGCTTTATAATAATTGATAGGCTTGAGGCTGACCTTATCTATAACACTGATGGTTTGCTCCATTATTCCAATCTGAATAGCAATCACGCCCTCGTAGTTGGGTTCATTtaggtactttaaaaaaaaaaaggaaaagaaaaagacatcacAATACATGTAAGGATaaattcttctgtttcttttaggTAACTACAAACAGTTTTGAAAATTAGTTTTTATAGCTCATGTTAAGATTAGTTTGTCTTTCGTGCTATGATATTTACTTGTATTTAGCTGTCAGCACACTCATCTATGTACACACTGATCAGTACAAATACttaattcttttcatttgttCAGCTCACCAAACATAGTGTCTGTGTGACCCAGACATGTGACCTAGCTTCCAAGAAAAAGAGGACTAGCAGAAACCACTAGCTACCAGAAGGTACATCATGTGTTAGCAGAGGCAGTGTGTGAGGGGTTAGGGTTTCTCCAGACTTGGGAGATCAAGGAAGACTTCATGGAGAAACTGGCATAAGCTGAATGTTGACAAGCCATGtagacaggaaggaggagggcaggggacaAGGAACATAGGAAGGGaagaaatggggggtgggggtgttccAGGTCCAAGGGCCCCTGTGAACAAAAGcccttgggagatggctcagttaaacAATGCTAGCCACGTAAggatgaagtcctgagttcagattcccagcacccatgcaaagactctaaccccagcactagggttGCCCTGGAGCGCTGGTCAGCCAGGCTAGCTGAATATGTGGAAACACTCCTGAGAAAGACACCCAGGGCTGATATttactctccccctccccccacctctccctcccttacTTCCCTCCTACATTTCatttgagaagaaggtatagcaTTTGGTCCTCTTGCTTGCCCTAAAGGCAAGTTGAAAGACACTGTCCACCTAGGCACCTGGTAGTCTATTTGGCAGCTAAAGAGTATTGTTTAACATATTTGAGATGTTACTAGAATCAAGTAGGAATTCAGTGTGACAGCAGGATACAAAATAGTAAGCTAAGTGGATTTTGAAAgggaaaggaggggttggggatttaaggtagagc is part of the Rattus norvegicus strain BN/NHsdMcwi chromosome 1, GRCr8, whole genome shotgun sequence genome and harbors:
- the Sfr1 gene encoding swi5-dependent recombination DNA repair protein 1 homolog, producing MAEEEGNQEITSKMENPSDSASTSPDIPQTSENPPSPPTSPDKPQTSENPPSLHSNSSGKQPMSGTLKERLKKARASSQPFCSVVKRIKVENEENDQTLSEPGESSKEENCSKAQESLENKDNEPEKESSEDKNTSESKSLDTGSSSVLQKDSTEKTIKQTLKEEKAKLTRQVQEKEDLLRRLKLVKMYRIKNDVTELEDLIKKWRRCGQRLLCELQSIMSEDEDEKLTLTELIDYYGIDDKLLHYNRTEEEFTGV